A portion of the Toxotes jaculatrix isolate fToxJac2 chromosome 16, fToxJac2.pri, whole genome shotgun sequence genome contains these proteins:
- the zmp:0000000846 gene encoding tenascin isoform X5 yields the protein MGARSLLGCLLLTALLSLSNAGLVKKILRHRRQTLASPTEHNLTLPRADHPVVFNHVYNINVPASSLCSVNLDEPESTELHPKDAPASSGHHISEHTMDGENQIVFTHRINIPRQACGCTDSLPGLKDLMSRLEMLEGEVSALRDQCNSDGSCCSAQVTGAVGTKPYCNGHGNYSAESCGCVCEPGWKGPNCTEPECPSNCQNRGRCVDGKCECFKGFSGEDCTLEVCPVDCGAYGRCVGGACVCSDGYFGEDCSQSKCLNNCRGRGRCYDGDCVCDEPWTGFDCSELICPKDCYDRGRCFNGTCYCEEGYTGEDCGDRTCPNNCQGNGFCVDGRCVCTAGYSGEDCSQLTCLNDCNGRGTCFNGMCICDTGYQGEDCSQLTCPNNCNNRGQCINGQCACDVGFQGDDCSELSCPSNCLHRGRCVNGQCVCEEGFAGEDCSIRTCPSNCYGRGECIDGRCVCHAGFTGEDCSELSCPNNCRNRGRCIDGQCVCDEGFAGEDCSQKACPNDCLSRGYCADGKCVCQEGYSGDDCSVLACPDNCNNRGRCINGRCTCESGYEGESCAQLSCLNNCQDKGQCVNGRCACDEGYIGEDCSEVSPPKDLTVGEVTADTVDLSWNNEMLVTEYLVTYVPTSPGGLLQEFTVPGDQTSATVKELEPGIEYLISVYAVLSNKRSVPVSARVATDLPQPEGLRFKSVRETSVEVVWDQLDISFDGWEIYFRNTKEANGKVASTLPPSQTEFLQSGLGPGQEYEVSINIIKNNTRGPQTTKTVTTKIDGPRQVEVKDVTDSAALVSWSQPVAPIDRITMFYGPTSDPSDENSAEIFPPDKQYSVDGLRPDTEYTVSLVSRSGDVTSDPVTSTFTTGLDAPRNLQAVSQTDSSITLEWTNSQADVGSYRVKYSPISGATHGEEVFPQGPGDTTKATITGLKPGTEYGIGVTGVKNERESLPATANAATDIDPPTDFEEVESTETSLSLRWEKPRAKVSGYRLVYASRDGQVEEVEIPPTATGHVVSNLTPGMSYTLTLTADKGHKRSSPVTLTATTASFTFYLADSDDRELTTPTGSEDNVISFAYLDPSESQFSGTGPEDEPGTLTVSGITSDGFDLSWRLKAHSIYDSFAVEYKDTQRLWDVREVQLPGDATGSRIEGLKASTEYQIKLFGITSSQRSALLEAVAVTALRPASADVLTLSIKDAPTTPQPTLDNETIQNPDPLRPVNTDSPSISDTGVMSSGAEPESSNLDALGDLRVTNVTSTSVSLAWSAPDEAFDSFLVELGSPSGVTQAHVTTLPGSVRKAEIEGLSPSTRFDITLQGLVEGKRTLPLKVFATTGTWSKFLLCRHSSQPIIITSMFFFFFFCAISGRLHGKNSFPQSFIFLFHPIFSFAETSDSYL from the exons ATGGGTGCAAGAAGCCTTCTGGGCTGCCTCCTCCTAACTGCTCTGCTCAGTTTATCAAACGCTGGGCTTGTGAAGAAAATCCTGCGGCATCGGCGACAGACTCTGGCCTCCCCGACAGAGCATAACCTCACCCTCCCCAGAGCTGACCATCCTGTGGTTTTCAACCACGTCTACAACATCAATGTTCCCGCCAGTTCCCTGTGCTCAGTGAACCTGGACGAGCCAGAGAGCACGGAGCTCCATCCCAAAGATGCACCGGCCTCCTCGGGCCATCACATCAGTGAGCACACCATGGATGGGGAGAACCAGATCGTGTTCACCCACCGTATCAACATACCCCGGCAGGCGTGTGGCTGCACGGACTCACTGCCTGGCCTGAAAGACCTCATGAGCAGACTGGAGATGCTCGAAGGCGAAGTTTCAGCTCTGAGAGATCAGTGCAACAGTGACGGGTCCTGCTGCAGCGCACAGGTCACAG gTGCTGTGGGAACAAAACCTTATTGTAACGGCCACGGAAACTACAGCGCTGAATCCTGCGGCTGTGTATGTGAGCCTGGCTGGAAAGGACCCAACTGCACTGAGCCCGAGTGTCCCAGTAACTGCCAGAACCGGGGCCGCTGCGTGGACGGAAAGTGTGAGTGCTTCAAGGGTTTCTCTGGAGAGGACTGCACACTCGAGGTCTGCCCTGTGGACTGTGGCGCTTACGGCCGGTGTGTGGGCGGCGCCTGCGTCTGCTCAGACGGCTACTTTGGAGAAGACTGCTCTCAGAGCAAGTGCCTCAACAACTGCCGAGGCCGCGGCCGCTGTTATGACGGAGACTGCGTGTGTGATGAGCCCTGGACCGGCTTCGACTGCTCCGAGCTCATCTGTCCCAAAGACTGCTACGACCGTGGACGCTGTTTCAACGGCACCTGCTACTGTGAGGAGGGGTACACCGGGGAGGACTGTGGAGATCGCACCTGTCCCAACAACTGTCAAGGCAACGGTTTCTGTGTCGATGGTCGGTGTGTGTGCACTGCCGGCTACAGCGGAGAGGACTGCTCCCAGCTCACCTGCCTCAACGACTGTAACGGCAGAGGTACGTGCTTCAATGGGATGTGCATCTGCGACACGGGCTACCAAGGCGAGGACTGCAGCCAGTTGACGTGTCCGAACAACTGTAACAACAGAGGCCAGTGCATAAACGGACAGTGCGCGTGCGACGTCGGTTTCCAGGGAGACGATTGCTCCGAGCTTTCCTGTCCGAGCAACTGCCTGCACAGGGGGCGCTGTGTTAACggccagtgtgtgtgcgagGAAGGCTTCGCTGGGGAGGACTGCAGCATCAGGACCTGCCCCTCAAACTGCTACGGCCGCGGGGAGTGTATTGATGGACGCTGCGTGTGTCATGCGGGCTTCACCGGTGAGGACTGCAGCGAACTGAGCTGCCCGAACAACTGCCGAAACCGCGGCCGCTGCATCGATGGGCAGTGCGTTTGCGACGAAGGCTTCGCCGGGGAAGACTGCAGTCAGAAAGCGTGTCCCAACGACTGCCTGTCCAGAGGTTACTGTGCAGACGGCAAGTGCGTCTGCCAGGAGGGCTACTCTGGAGATGACTGCTCCGTGCTCGCCTGTCCAGATAACTGCAACAACAGGGGGCGCTGCATCAATGGGAGGTGCACATGCGAGAGCGGATATGAAGGAGAAAGCTGTGCACAGCTGAGCTGCCTCAACAACTGCCAGGACAAAGGCCAGTGTGTGAACGGTCGGTGCGCCTGCGATGAGGGATACATCGGAGAGGACTGCTCAGAAG TGTCTCCGCCAAAGGACCTCACTGTTGGCGAGGTCACCGCCGACACAGTGGACCTGTCCTGGAACAATGAGATGTTGGTGACAGAGTACCTTGTGACGTACGTGCCCACCAGTCCCGGTGGTCTTCTCCAGGAGTTCACTGTGCCCGGAGACCAAACTTCTGCCACCGTCAAAGAGCTTGAACCCGGCATCGAGTATCTGATCAGTGTCTACGCCGTTCTGAGCAACAAGAGGAGCGTCCCTGTCAGTGCGAGGGTCGCCACAG ATCTCCCACAGCCAGAGGGTTTAAGGTTCAAGTCGGTGAGAGAGACCTCAGTAGAGGTAGTGTGGGACCAGCTGGACATCTCCTTTGATGGCTGGGAGATCTATTTCCGCAACACG AAAGAAGCAAATGGAAAAGTCGCGAGCACCCTCCCACCTTCTCAAACCGAGTTTCTCCAGTCAGGCCTTGGACCAGGACAGGAGTATGAAGTCTCCATCAACATCATCAAGAACAACACCCGAGGACCCCAAACAACCAAAACGGTCACTACCA AGATCGACGGCCCCCGGCAGGTGGAGGTGAAGGATGTGACGGACTCCGCAGCACTGGTGAGCTGGTCTCAGCCAGTGGCTCCCATTGACAGAATCACCATGTTTTACGGGCCCACCTCAGACCCCTCCGACGAAAACAGCGCAGAGATCTTCCCCCCGGACAAGCAGTACAGCGTTGACGGTCTGAGGCCAGACACCGAGTACACGGTGTCACTCGTGTCCAGGAGCGGGGACGTCACCAGTGACCCCGTCACCTCCACGTTCACCACAG GACTGGATGCCCCCAGGAACCTGCAGGCCGTGtcccagacagacagcagcatcaCTCTGGAGTGGACTAACAGTCAGGCTGACGTCGGCAGCTACCGGGTGAAATACAGCCCCATCTCTGGAGCGACTCATGGCGAGGAAGTGTTCCCACAAGGACCGGGAGACACCACAAAAGCTACTATCACAG GGCTGAAGCCGGGGACGGAGTATGGGATCGGTGTGACCGGTgtgaaaaatgagagagagagcctcCCAGCTACTGCAAATGCTGCAACTG ACATCGATCCTCCCACAGACTTTGAGGAAGTTGAGTCCACGGagacctccctctctctgaggtGGGAGAAGCCTCGGGCCAAGGTCAGTGGCTACAGGCTGGTGTACGCCTCCAGAGATGGCCAGGTAGAGGAGGTGGAGATCCCACCCACCGCCACTGGCCACGTCGTGTCCAACCTGACCCCTGGAATGAGCTACACTCTCACTTTGACTGCAGACAAGGGACACAAGAGGAGCTCACCTGTCACCCTCACTGCAACGACAG CCTCTTTCACGTTTTATTTAGCTGACTCAGACGACCGTGAGCTAACGACCCCCACAGGCTCGGAGGACAATGTCATTAGCTTTGCGTATTTAGACCCCTCTGAGTCCCAGTTCTCTGGGACGGGGCCTGAGGATGAGCCTGGAACGCTGACTGTTTCAGGCATCACGTCTGACGGATTTGACCTCTCGTGGAGACTAAAGGCCCACAGCATTTACGATAGCTTTGCAGTAGAATATAAAGACACTCAGCGCTTGTGGGATGTGAGAGAGGTCCAGCTTCCTGGAGATGCCACTGGCTCTCGAATCGAAGGCCTGAAGGCATCAACAGAGTATCAAATAAAGCTTTTTGGAATAACAAGTAGCCAGAGATCTGCGCTACTTGAAGCTGTTGCAGTCACAG CTCTCAGGCCTGCCTCTGCAGATGTGCTTACACTGAGCATCAAAGATGCCCCAACAACCCCACAGCCCACCCTGGATAATGAAACCATTCAAAACCCAGACCCCCTCCGTCCTGTAAACACGGATTCTCCTTCCATTTCTGACACTGGTGTGATGAGTTCTGGGGCTGAGCCTGAAAGCTCAAACCTGGACGCACTGGGGGACCTCAGAGTCACAAATGTTACCTCCACTAGCGTAAGCTTGGCTTGGTCGGCGCCTGACGAGGCGTTCGATAGCTTTTTGGTGGAGCTCGGTTCTCCATCGGGGGTGACTCAAGCTCATGTGACCACGTTACCAGGAAGTGTGAGGAAGGCAGAAATAGAGGGTTTGTCTCCCTCTACTCGCTTTGATATTACATTGCAAGGGCTGGTGGAAGGGAAGCGAACTTTGCCTCTCAAAGTTTTTGCAACTACAGGTAcatggagcaaattcttactttgtAGGCATTCATCACAACCCATTATCATcacatccatgttttttttttttttcttttgcgcTATCTCAGGACGGTTGCATGGTAAAAATTCTTTTCCACagagttttattttcctctttcatcccatattttcttttgctgaaaCGTCTGACTCTTATTTATGA